In a genomic window of Xylophilus rhododendri:
- a CDS encoding mandelate racemase/muconate lactonizing enzyme family protein, whose product MKITRITAVPLSFRLPEGKTVTMGIGSTLKRDAIVIRVETSEGITGYGEAHPGRSPGAIVSLVHNTLQPLLVGMEATDCVGAWQRVHRMQLSSHGLGAGTCLALSGIDMALWDIRGKAAKMPLYELLGGSRRRIPAYAGGIALGYQAPESLAEEAQEYVARGYKAVKLRIGDTVKDDIARVRHVRKVLGEDIDILTDANTAYTIADVRRVLPVLADIQAGWLEEPFACNDFASYREAARITPLVPIAAGENHFTRFEFGQMLDARAVQVWQPDLSKSGGITEGVRIAAMASAFRIPVHAHSSATGLNHAATLHFLAATENAGYFEACVSKFNPFRDMFGDTFAIGADGCVEPPTGHGLGIEVDESIFDQYPMVDGPGYVVKF is encoded by the coding sequence TTGAAGATCACCCGCATCACCGCCGTCCCGCTGTCCTTCCGCCTGCCCGAGGGCAAGACGGTGACCATGGGCATCGGCAGCACCCTGAAGCGCGACGCCATCGTCATCCGCGTCGAGACCTCCGAAGGCATCACCGGCTACGGCGAGGCGCACCCGGGCCGCAGCCCGGGCGCCATCGTCAGCCTGGTGCACAACACCCTGCAGCCGCTCCTGGTCGGCATGGAGGCCACCGACTGCGTGGGCGCGTGGCAGCGGGTGCACCGCATGCAGCTGTCCAGCCACGGCCTGGGCGCGGGCACCTGCCTGGCGCTGTCGGGCATCGACATGGCCTTGTGGGACATCCGCGGCAAGGCCGCCAAGATGCCGCTCTACGAACTGCTGGGCGGCAGCCGGCGCCGCATACCGGCCTATGCCGGCGGCATCGCGCTGGGCTATCAGGCGCCCGAGTCGCTGGCCGAGGAGGCGCAGGAATACGTGGCGCGCGGCTACAAGGCCGTCAAGCTGCGCATCGGCGACACGGTGAAGGACGACATCGCCCGCGTGCGCCATGTGCGCAAGGTGCTGGGCGAGGACATCGACATCCTCACCGACGCCAACACCGCCTACACCATCGCCGACGTGCGTCGGGTGCTGCCGGTGCTCGCCGACATCCAGGCCGGCTGGCTGGAGGAACCCTTCGCCTGCAACGACTTCGCCTCCTACCGCGAGGCCGCCAGGATCACGCCGCTGGTGCCGATCGCCGCCGGCGAGAACCATTTCACCCGCTTCGAGTTCGGCCAGATGCTGGATGCACGCGCGGTGCAGGTCTGGCAGCCGGACCTGTCGAAGAGCGGCGGCATCACCGAAGGCGTGCGTATCGCCGCCATGGCCTCGGCCTTCCGCATCCCGGTGCATGCGCACAGCTCGGCCACCGGGCTCAACCATGCGGCCACGCTGCACTTCCTGGCCGCCACCGAGAACGCCGGCTACTTCGAAGCCTGCGTCTCCAAGTTCAACCCCTTCCGCGACATGTTCGGCGACACCTTCGCCATCGGTGCGGACGGCTGCGTGGAGCCGCCGACCGGACACGGCCTGGGCATCGAGGTGGACGAGTCCATCTTCGACCAATACCCGATGGTGGATGGCCCCGGCTATGTCGTGAAGTTCTGA
- a CDS encoding Bug family tripartite tricarboxylate transporter substrate binding protein: MGLFKIVPAVALALAAASGFAQDLPPGPIRLLVGFAPGGGNDVIARTVATQFQLNTKEVMVVENKPGGGSTVATAEMARARPNGSVLLLGSVGGQAIAPSIYSKLPYDPVKGVQAVSLVAKSANALVVNSELPVKNVQELVAYAKAHPGTLNVTSPGNGTISHLSAELFKSMAGVFITHIPYRGDAPAMQDVMAGQAQMTFASLPSAKAGADSGKVRILAVTSSKRVETMPNIPTIAESGVPGYEVLSWYGVFTTGGTPMPTVNRLAQEIAAVIAQPAIRESISKMGMEPAALGPVDFTQLVNSDSQKWDKVVKTVGIKLD, translated from the coding sequence ATGGGTTTGTTCAAGATCGTCCCCGCCGTCGCACTCGCCCTGGCCGCCGCGAGCGGCTTCGCGCAGGACCTGCCGCCCGGCCCCATCCGCCTGCTGGTCGGCTTCGCGCCCGGCGGCGGCAACGATGTCATCGCCCGCACCGTGGCCACCCAGTTCCAGCTCAACACCAAGGAAGTGATGGTGGTGGAGAACAAGCCCGGCGGCGGCAGCACCGTGGCCACCGCCGAGATGGCGCGCGCCCGGCCCAACGGCTCGGTGCTGCTGCTGGGCTCGGTGGGCGGACAGGCGATTGCGCCCTCCATCTACAGCAAGCTGCCCTACGACCCGGTCAAGGGCGTGCAGGCGGTGTCGCTGGTGGCCAAGTCGGCCAATGCGCTGGTGGTCAACTCGGAACTGCCGGTGAAGAACGTGCAGGAGCTGGTGGCCTATGCCAAGGCGCATCCGGGCACGCTGAACGTGACCTCGCCGGGCAACGGCACCATTTCGCACCTGTCGGCCGAACTGTTCAAGAGCATGGCCGGTGTCTTCATCACCCACATCCCCTACCGCGGCGACGCGCCCGCCATGCAGGACGTGATGGCCGGCCAGGCGCAGATGACCTTCGCCAGCCTGCCCTCGGCCAAGGCCGGCGCCGACAGCGGCAAGGTGCGCATCCTGGCCGTGACCAGTTCGAAGCGGGTGGAGACCATGCCCAACATCCCCACCATCGCCGAATCCGGCGTGCCGGGCTACGAGGTGCTGTCCTGGTACGGCGTGTTCACCACCGGCGGCACGCCCATGCCCACGGTCAACCGGCTGGCGCAGGAGATCGCCGCCGTGATCGCGCAGCCGGCCATCCGCGAGTCGATCAGCAAGATGGGCATGGAGCCCGCCGCCCTCGGCCCGGTGGACTTCACCCAGCTGGTCAACAGCGATTCGCAGAAGTGGGACAAGGTGGTGAAGACGGTCGGCATCAAGCTCGACTGA
- a CDS encoding GntR family transcriptional regulator, which translates to MLAHRPPPFEHGHSTAQEEAYQHIRQAIRMGTMRPGYRLVPDEIANAIGMSRMPVREALNRLAAEGLIVLRPNRGAVVRGLTEKEVREVFEMRAVLEGLAASMAVSRVTPADLLDLEQLLIRMRNSAANTADWITEHRQFHERFCAIADAPRLMHQIAALHLVVEPLMRLWLENRSSSAYLQDVHEELVATLKAGDAAHMEAMMRAHVLRTVPGITAAMREQGAQAG; encoded by the coding sequence ATGCTTGCCCACCGTCCGCCGCCCTTCGAGCATGGGCATTCGACCGCGCAGGAGGAGGCCTACCAGCACATCCGCCAGGCGATCCGCATGGGCACGATGCGGCCGGGATACCGCCTGGTGCCCGACGAGATCGCCAACGCCATCGGCATGAGCCGCATGCCGGTGCGCGAGGCCTTGAACCGCCTGGCTGCCGAGGGCCTGATCGTGCTGCGGCCCAACCGCGGCGCGGTGGTGCGCGGCCTGACCGAGAAGGAGGTGCGCGAGGTCTTCGAGATGCGCGCCGTGCTCGAAGGCCTGGCCGCCTCCATGGCCGTCTCCCGGGTGACGCCGGCCGACCTGCTGGACCTGGAGCAGCTGCTGATCCGCATGCGCAACAGCGCGGCCAACACCGCCGACTGGATCACCGAGCACCGCCAGTTCCACGAGCGTTTCTGCGCCATCGCCGATGCGCCGCGGCTGATGCACCAGATCGCGGCCCTGCATCTGGTGGTGGAGCCGCTGATGCGGCTGTGGCTGGAGAACCGCTCTTCCAGCGCCTACCTGCAGGACGTGCACGAGGAACTGGTCGCCACGCTCAAGGCCGGCGATGCGGCGCACATGGAAGCCATGATGCGCGCCCATGTGCTGCGCACCGTGCCGGGCATCACGGCGGCGATGCGCGAGCAGGGCGCCCAGGCCGGCTAG
- a CDS encoding NAD(P)-dependent oxidoreductase: MDKPRIALIGVGMMGHGIARNILKHGYALTVLEHAGNQPLDELKNSGARSEPGIPGLAAGADIVILCVTGTPQVEAVLLGEGGVLQAMRPGTIVIDCSTAIPTSTERLAAEVQRAGGRFLDTPMTRSPKEAAEGRLNLLVGGDAALFAECRPLLACFAENISHCGPVGAGHRMKLLHNFVSLGFVSLLAEAAACAQEAGVDTAVFVEVLGKGGGGGAALERVKPYLTTRDPSALRFTVANGVKDLGYYTTMAREAGAQHDIADSVLAALGQALDLGGPQALMPELVSLFQGAPATQA, from the coding sequence ATGGACAAACCGCGCATCGCCCTGATCGGCGTCGGCATGATGGGCCACGGCATCGCCCGCAACATCCTCAAGCACGGCTATGCGCTGACGGTGCTGGAGCATGCGGGCAACCAGCCGCTGGATGAGCTGAAGAACAGCGGTGCGCGCAGCGAGCCGGGCATCCCCGGGCTGGCGGCGGGCGCCGACATCGTGATCCTGTGCGTCACCGGCACTCCCCAGGTCGAGGCGGTGCTGCTCGGCGAGGGCGGCGTGCTGCAGGCCATGCGGCCGGGCACCATCGTGATCGACTGCTCCACCGCCATCCCCACCTCCACCGAGCGCCTGGCCGCCGAGGTGCAGCGCGCGGGCGGGCGCTTCCTCGACACGCCCATGACCCGCTCGCCCAAGGAAGCGGCCGAGGGCCGGCTGAACCTGCTGGTGGGTGGCGACGCGGCCCTGTTCGCCGAATGCCGGCCGCTGCTGGCCTGCTTCGCCGAGAACATCAGCCATTGCGGCCCGGTCGGCGCGGGCCACCGCATGAAGCTGCTGCACAACTTCGTGTCGCTGGGTTTCGTCTCGCTGCTGGCCGAGGCCGCGGCCTGCGCGCAGGAGGCCGGCGTGGATACCGCCGTGTTCGTGGAGGTGTTGGGCAAGGGCGGCGGCGGCGGCGCGGCGCTGGAGCGGGTCAAGCCCTACCTGACCACGCGCGATCCCTCGGCCCTGCGGTTCACCGTGGCCAACGGCGTGAAGGACCTGGGCTACTACACCACCATGGCGCGCGAGGCCGGTGCCCAGCACGACATCGCCGACAGCGTGCTGGCGGCGCTGGGCCAGGCGCTGGACCTGGGCGGGCCGCAGGCGCTGATGCCGGAACTGGTCTCGCTGTTCCAGGGCGCGCCGGCCACGCAGGCCTAG
- a CDS encoding 2-hydroxyacid dehydrogenase — MPTPSPTSRLRAYLCRRLTPAIEAALHERFELAVNEDDSILPPADIVQRARGAELLFVTATESLRAETLAQLPGLRTIATLSVGFDHIDLPAARAAGIRVLNTPDVLSDACAEIALMLLLNACRRGHEADQMVRSGAWPGWAPTQLLGMGLVGRRLGIFGMGRIGRAIAVRARGFGLRIQYHNRQRLEPGLEDGALYFDSLDGLLQHSDILMIAAPGSPALRGVFDAERLARLPRGAVVVNISRGDLVQDEALIAALRNGHLLGAGLDVFANEPQVHPGYRTLNNVFLSPHIGSATHETRDAMGWLLIHGIEALARGQSPDNLLT; from the coding sequence ATGCCCACACCCTCCCCGACCAGCCGCCTACGCGCCTATCTCTGCCGCCGGCTCACGCCCGCCATCGAGGCCGCGCTGCACGAACGCTTCGAGCTGGCCGTCAACGAGGACGATTCCATCCTGCCCCCGGCCGACATCGTGCAGCGGGCCCGGGGCGCCGAACTGCTCTTCGTCACCGCCACCGAATCGCTGCGCGCCGAGACGCTGGCGCAGCTGCCCGGCCTGCGCACCATCGCCACGCTGTCGGTCGGCTTCGACCACATCGACCTGCCCGCCGCCCGCGCCGCCGGCATCCGGGTGCTGAACACGCCCGATGTGCTGAGCGATGCCTGCGCCGAGATCGCGCTGATGCTGCTGCTCAACGCCTGCCGGCGCGGCCACGAGGCCGACCAGATGGTGCGCAGCGGCGCCTGGCCCGGCTGGGCGCCGACGCAGTTGCTGGGCATGGGCCTGGTGGGCCGGCGGCTGGGCATCTTCGGCATGGGCCGCATCGGCCGGGCCATCGCGGTCCGTGCGCGGGGTTTCGGGCTGCGCATCCAGTACCACAACCGCCAGCGGCTGGAGCCTGGGCTGGAAGACGGCGCCCTCTACTTTGACTCGCTCGACGGCCTGCTGCAGCACAGCGACATCCTCATGATCGCCGCGCCCGGCTCCCCCGCCCTGCGCGGCGTGTTCGATGCCGAGCGGCTCGCCCGCCTGCCGCGTGGTGCGGTCGTGGTGAACATCTCGCGCGGCGACCTGGTGCAGGACGAGGCCCTGATCGCCGCCCTGCGCAACGGCCATCTGCTGGGCGCCGGCCTGGACGTCTTCGCCAACGAGCCCCAGGTGCACCCCGGCTACCGTACGCTCAACAACGTGTTCCTGTCCCCCCACATCGGCAGCGCCACCCACGAGACACGCGATGCCATGGGCTGGCTGCTGATCCACGGCATCGAGGCCCTGGCCCGCGGTCAGTCGCCCGACAACCTGCTGACCTGA
- a CDS encoding NAD(P)-dependent oxidoreductase, translating into MDILETRRPVVLSTDGLHPDVAERLACWAELQYLPPGLSPAQSDDALREAVGRVQGLIVRRQLPADLFERPLALRAVMRQGVGLDFIPVDRATAHGIPVGNTPAVNANAVAEYVFAGLLAHSRQLAAFDARVRAGDWSARTQAGARTFELRGRTLGLLGFGAVGRRIAAIGEHGFGMRISTCTQTPSAVPEGIAAMPLEALFEASDVIVIACPLTPATRGLVDARVLRHARPHALLVNVGRGPVVQEEDLADALEQGRLAGAVLDVFATQPLPSGSRLRRHPGVLLTPHLAGVTQEAERAMGLLAVDTLQALLRGERPANTVNPAVFTAHPTTPQETSP; encoded by the coding sequence GTGGACATCCTGGAGACAAGAAGGCCGGTGGTGCTCTCCACCGACGGCCTGCATCCCGACGTGGCCGAGCGCCTCGCCTGCTGGGCCGAGCTGCAGTACCTGCCGCCCGGCCTGAGCCCGGCGCAGAGCGACGACGCACTGCGCGAAGCGGTGGGCAGGGTGCAGGGGCTGATCGTGCGCCGCCAGCTCCCGGCTGACCTGTTCGAACGCCCGCTGGCCCTGCGCGCCGTGATGCGCCAGGGCGTGGGCCTGGACTTCATCCCGGTGGACCGGGCCACGGCGCATGGCATTCCGGTCGGCAACACACCGGCCGTCAATGCCAATGCGGTGGCCGAGTACGTCTTCGCCGGCCTGCTGGCGCACAGCCGGCAGCTGGCAGCCTTCGATGCGCGGGTACGCGCGGGCGACTGGTCTGCCCGCACCCAGGCCGGCGCCCGCACCTTCGAGCTGCGCGGGCGCACGCTGGGCCTGCTGGGTTTCGGTGCGGTCGGCAGGCGGATCGCGGCCATCGGCGAACACGGCTTCGGCATGCGTATCTCCACCTGCACGCAGACGCCATCGGCCGTGCCCGAGGGCATCGCGGCGATGCCGCTCGAAGCCTTGTTCGAGGCCAGCGATGTCATCGTCATCGCCTGTCCGCTCACCCCCGCCACCCGCGGCCTGGTCGATGCCCGGGTGCTGCGCCATGCCCGGCCGCATGCGCTGCTGGTCAACGTCGGCCGCGGCCCGGTGGTGCAGGAGGAAGACCTGGCCGATGCCCTGGAGCAGGGCCGGCTGGCCGGCGCGGTGCTCGATGTGTTCGCCACCCAGCCCCTGCCGTCCGGCAGCCGGCTGCGCCGCCATCCCGGCGTGCTGCTGACCCCGCACCTGGCCGGTGTCACGCAAGAGGCCGAACGCGCCATGGGCCTGCTGGCGGTGGACACCCTGCAGGCCCTGCTGCGCGGCGAGCGGCCGGCCAATACCGTCAACCCGGCCGTGTTCACGGCGCACCCCACAACACCACAGGAGACATCACCTTGA
- a CDS encoding tripartite tricarboxylate transporter substrate binding protein, with amino-acid sequence MDLKISRFARLLAPLLVGLCLGAPALADDYPSKPVRIVVPYTPGGFNDTLARTVGERLGRSWKQSVVVDNRPGGNTVLGNNLVAKAPADGYTMLITPLPFSALPALYGNKLPYHALKDFTPLIWAASTQNVLVVRNDLGVSSVAELIAMAKARPGKLNYGSTGSGSSNHLSMELFEAMTQSRMTHVPYKGSAPAVMAMLGGEIDVLFDNVPNVMQQIKAGKIKPIGVTGTSRAVLLPEVPTVAESGVPGYEVNVWFGMQMPAGTPKAIVDKANQDIVAILKEPEVIRQFREQGVEVVGSTPEAFGQLLQKEVPKWTKVIEDAGVKLE; translated from the coding sequence ATGGACCTCAAGATAAGCCGCTTCGCGCGCCTGCTCGCACCCCTGCTGGTGGGCCTCTGCCTGGGCGCCCCGGCGCTGGCCGACGACTATCCGAGCAAGCCGGTCCGCATCGTCGTACCCTACACGCCGGGCGGGTTCAACGACACCCTGGCGCGCACCGTGGGCGAACGCCTGGGCCGCAGCTGGAAGCAGTCGGTGGTGGTGGACAACCGCCCCGGCGGCAACACGGTGCTGGGCAACAACCTGGTGGCCAAGGCGCCGGCCGACGGCTACACCATGCTGATCACGCCGCTGCCCTTCTCGGCGCTGCCGGCGCTCTACGGAAACAAGCTGCCCTACCACGCGCTGAAGGATTTCACGCCGCTGATCTGGGCGGCGAGTACGCAGAACGTGCTGGTGGTGCGCAACGACCTGGGCGTGTCCAGCGTGGCCGAGCTGATCGCCATGGCCAAGGCCCGGCCGGGCAAGCTCAACTACGGCTCGACCGGCTCGGGCTCGTCCAACCACCTGTCGATGGAACTCTTCGAGGCGATGACGCAGAGCAGGATGACCCATGTGCCCTACAAGGGCAGCGCCCCGGCCGTGATGGCCATGCTGGGCGGCGAGATCGACGTGCTCTTCGACAACGTGCCCAACGTGATGCAGCAGATCAAGGCCGGCAAGATCAAGCCCATCGGCGTCACCGGCACCAGCCGCGCGGTGCTGCTGCCGGAGGTGCCGACGGTGGCCGAATCCGGCGTGCCGGGCTACGAGGTGAACGTCTGGTTCGGCATGCAGATGCCGGCCGGCACGCCCAAGGCCATCGTCGACAAGGCCAACCAGGACATCGTGGCCATCCTCAAGGAACCCGAGGTGATCCGCCAGTTCCGCGAGCAGGGCGTGGAGGTGGTGGGCAGCACGCCCGAGGCCTTCGGGCAGCTGCTGCAGAAGGAGGTGCCGAAGTGGACCAAGGTGATCGAGGATGCCGGGGTGAAGCTCGAATGA
- a CDS encoding 3-hydroxybutyrate oligomer hydrolase family protein encodes MRTPFNPTRAAWAGLLLASAFNTWAATPDWLHVVRRDSYDGVNDDLVTGGLGVAGLTGTPGPYADPAAPTFAELRRAVLNRPPGAANGFGRLFGPNVDPRTGRVSGDGRIAGDEVLAYADDGSGRRMAGLLLQVPRSFDPAHACIVAIATPGSQNVWGDMQRAGYWGLVRGCAVAWADKGLGAGVFDLDAGRGVGIDGRLVGPAEARMPAAAGAFSASHPHRLAYKWAHGGWTQEADWGQSVLRAVEFALAELGGRSWPGQATVTRANTRVIAAGFSNGGGAVLKAAEQDSGHLLDGVVAMSPQIMTPANPRVVIAQGQRVRAGGNRTILDLLSYSNLYRSCAALALPGTPGAAGLKFAANRCTSLVEAGLLKVGDTASQAQEALDRLHAFGMQPEADAQVAGSALAEQSTLGQASQYGRFTVAENLCGLSFAAIDKEGRPRPATPAESAQWFATQLGGTPDGRIVSVINDADPNGPRQSSLSVSRSTGRQDYNFDAALCLRELVVGHSADALRVQEGLRSVMATADVGALPTLIVHGRADLVEPPDFTSRAYLGLNSLVSAHTDALRYIEVTNATHGEPGAGARGLVPLSPYQLQALEALWSHLADGKPLPPSQLVRTAAPSGMAKGQPQVEAADLPPIRQQPARRDRILVKAGRVTVPD; translated from the coding sequence ATGCGAACCCCTTTCAACCCCACCCGGGCGGCGTGGGCCGGCCTGCTGCTGGCCAGCGCTTTCAACACCTGGGCCGCAACGCCCGACTGGCTGCACGTGGTGCGGCGCGACAGCTACGACGGCGTGAACGACGACCTGGTCACCGGCGGCCTGGGCGTGGCCGGCCTCACCGGCACGCCCGGCCCTTACGCCGACCCCGCCGCGCCCACCTTCGCCGAGCTGCGCCGCGCGGTGCTGAACCGGCCGCCCGGCGCGGCCAACGGCTTCGGCCGGCTGTTCGGCCCCAACGTCGATCCGCGCACCGGCCGGGTGAGCGGCGACGGCCGCATCGCCGGCGACGAAGTGCTGGCTTATGCCGACGACGGCAGCGGGCGGCGCATGGCCGGCCTGCTGCTGCAGGTGCCGCGCAGCTTCGATCCGGCCCATGCCTGCATCGTGGCCATCGCCACGCCGGGCAGCCAGAACGTCTGGGGCGACATGCAGCGCGCCGGCTACTGGGGCCTGGTGCGCGGCTGCGCCGTGGCCTGGGCCGACAAGGGGCTGGGCGCGGGCGTGTTCGACCTCGACGCCGGGCGCGGCGTGGGGATCGACGGCCGCCTCGTCGGCCCGGCCGAGGCCCGCATGCCGGCCGCGGCCGGTGCGTTCTCCGCATCGCATCCGCACCGCCTGGCCTACAAATGGGCGCATGGCGGCTGGACGCAGGAGGCCGACTGGGGCCAGTCGGTGCTGCGTGCGGTGGAGTTCGCGCTGGCCGAGCTGGGCGGCCGCAGCTGGCCGGGCCAGGCCACGGTCACGCGGGCGAACACCCGGGTGATCGCGGCCGGCTTCTCCAACGGCGGCGGCGCGGTGCTCAAGGCGGCCGAGCAGGACAGCGGGCACCTGCTCGACGGCGTGGTCGCCATGTCGCCGCAGATCATGACGCCGGCCAACCCGCGTGTGGTGATCGCGCAGGGCCAGCGCGTCCGGGCCGGCGGCAACCGCACCATCCTCGACCTGCTGAGCTACTCCAACCTCTACCGCTCCTGCGCCGCGCTGGCCTTGCCCGGCACGCCCGGGGCGGCCGGTTTGAAGTTCGCGGCCAACCGCTGCACGTCGCTCGTCGAAGCGGGCTTGCTGAAGGTGGGCGACACCGCGAGCCAGGCACAGGAAGCCCTGGACCGCCTGCACGCCTTCGGCATGCAGCCCGAGGCGGACGCCCAGGTCGCCGGCAGCGCCCTGGCCGAACAGAGCACGCTGGGCCAGGCCAGCCAGTACGGCCGCTTCACCGTGGCCGAGAACCTGTGCGGCCTGAGCTTCGCCGCCATCGACAAGGAGGGTCGCCCACGCCCGGCGACGCCGGCCGAATCCGCCCAATGGTTCGCCACCCAGCTGGGCGGCACGCCGGACGGCCGCATCGTTAGCGTCATCAACGATGCCGACCCGAACGGGCCCCGGCAATCGTCGCTGTCGGTGTCGCGCTCCACCGGCCGGCAGGACTACAACTTCGACGCGGCGCTGTGCCTGCGTGAACTGGTGGTCGGCCACTCGGCGGATGCCTTGCGGGTGCAGGAGGGCCTGCGTTCGGTGATGGCGACGGCCGACGTCGGCGCGCTGCCCACGCTGATCGTGCACGGCCGCGCCGACCTGGTGGAGCCGCCGGACTTCACCAGCCGCGCCTACCTCGGCCTGAACTCGCTGGTCTCCGCGCACACCGATGCCCTGCGCTACATCGAGGTGACCAACGCCACCCACGGCGAGCCGGGGGCCGGCGCCAGGGGCCTGGTGCCCCTGTCGCCCTACCAGCTGCAAGCACTGGAGGCCCTGTGGTCGCACCTGGCCGACGGCAAGCCCCTGCCGCCCAGCCAGCTGGTGCGCACCGCGGCCCCGAGCGGCATGGCCAAGGGCCAGCCGCAGGTGGAGGCGGCCGACCTGCCGCCGATCCGCCAGCAGCCGGCGCGCCGCGACCGCATCCTGGTCAAGGCCGGCCGGGTGACCGTGCCCGACTGA
- a CDS encoding FadR/GntR family transcriptional regulator — protein MATPRTSATPGARAGAEGTLADRITGLLAQQIRSRVYPAHARLPTEQFMTEQYGVSRTVIREAISRLKSEGLVETRQGSGTVVREAQASEAFRLGRSDEDPAQAVVRILELRRGIEAEMAALAAERRTTAEMAAIQAALKDIARAVKAGGDGVQEDLAFHLTISRATHNSHYTELLGMLTRSLHDTIRLTRSNEARRADLAGEVLAEHAALCAAIRARDPAAAREAAFLHMQNTAVRLQHAGQEFWTGDSRATAQRLAKVKLGTDPQR, from the coding sequence ATGGCCACTCCCCGAACCTCCGCCACCCCTGGCGCCCGTGCCGGCGCCGAGGGGACGCTCGCCGACCGCATCACCGGCCTGCTGGCCCAGCAGATCCGCAGCCGCGTCTATCCGGCCCATGCCCGGCTGCCCACCGAGCAGTTCATGACCGAGCAGTACGGCGTGAGCCGCACGGTGATCCGCGAGGCGATCTCGCGTCTGAAGTCCGAGGGCCTGGTCGAGACCCGCCAGGGCAGCGGCACGGTGGTGCGCGAGGCCCAGGCCTCGGAGGCCTTCCGCCTGGGCCGCAGCGACGAGGATCCGGCCCAGGCGGTGGTGCGCATCCTGGAACTGCGCCGCGGCATCGAGGCCGAGATGGCCGCCCTGGCCGCCGAACGCCGCACTACAGCCGAGATGGCCGCCATCCAGGCCGCGCTCAAGGACATCGCCCGCGCGGTGAAGGCCGGCGGCGACGGGGTGCAGGAAGACCTGGCCTTCCATCTCACCATCTCGCGCGCCACCCACAACAGCCACTACACCGAGCTGCTGGGCATGCTGACCCGCTCGCTGCACGACACCATCCGCCTGACCCGCAGCAACGAGGCCCGCCGCGCCGACCTGGCCGGCGAGGTGCTGGCCGAGCATGCGGCGCTGTGCGCGGCGATCCGCGCCAGGGACCCGGCCGCCGCGCGGGAGGCGGCCTTCCTGCACATGCAGAACACGGCGGTGCGCCTGCAGCATGCCGGCCAGGAGTTCTGGACCGGCGACAGCCGCGCCACCGCGCAGCGGCTGGCCAAGGTCAAGCTGGGTACCGACCCTCAACGCTGA